Proteins from one Halovivax limisalsi genomic window:
- the coaBC gene encoding bifunctional phosphopantothenoylcysteine decarboxylase/phosphopantothenate--cysteine ligase CoaBC, with protein MLDDVSVALGVTGSIAAVKTVELAHELRRRGASVRAVMTDSAAGIVHPDAVAYATDDAVVTELTGGVEHVELCGTDGWADVLLIAPATANTVGKLAAAVDDTPVTTTATTAIGAGVPVVVAPAMHEPMYDHPGVLEAIETVESWGVAFVEPRVEEGKAKIATEASICTAVARAAGDRPLEGSHVVVTAGATSEPIDPVRVITNGASGRMGRAVARACYAMGASVTLVHGPVGPHPVDRPSTPADGSIDYATLRTISTTAEMVEATRAAATDADALVSAAAIGDYTTTAAEEKLRSGQSRTLELEPTEKLIDAVREADPSLPIVGFKAETTGDEAAMIDAARGVLERVDLAFVVANDASAMGAEETRALLVHADDVARYVGDKDGLAREIATALAVVLDANADAPV; from the coding sequence ATGTTGGACGACGTCTCGGTCGCCCTCGGGGTGACGGGGTCGATCGCCGCCGTGAAGACGGTCGAACTCGCCCACGAGCTCAGACGGCGGGGCGCGTCGGTGCGAGCGGTGATGACGGACAGCGCAGCGGGGATCGTCCACCCGGACGCCGTCGCGTACGCGACCGACGACGCGGTCGTCACGGAACTGACGGGCGGCGTCGAGCACGTCGAACTCTGCGGGACTGACGGCTGGGCCGACGTCCTCCTGATCGCGCCCGCGACGGCCAACACCGTGGGCAAGCTCGCGGCCGCTGTCGACGACACCCCCGTGACGACGACGGCGACGACGGCCATCGGCGCCGGCGTCCCGGTCGTCGTCGCGCCCGCGATGCACGAGCCGATGTACGACCACCCGGGCGTCCTCGAGGCGATCGAGACCGTCGAGTCGTGGGGCGTCGCGTTCGTCGAGCCCCGCGTCGAGGAGGGAAAGGCGAAGATCGCGACCGAGGCGTCGATCTGTACGGCCGTCGCCCGCGCGGCCGGCGATCGGCCGCTCGAGGGGAGCCACGTCGTCGTCACCGCGGGCGCGACGAGCGAGCCGATCGATCCGGTCCGGGTCATCACGAACGGAGCGTCCGGGCGGATGGGCCGGGCCGTCGCCCGCGCGTGCTACGCCATGGGCGCCTCGGTGACGCTCGTCCACGGCCCCGTCGGCCCGCACCCGGTCGATCGCCCCTCGACGCCCGCCGACGGATCGATCGACTACGCCACCCTCCGGACGATCTCGACTACCGCGGAGATGGTCGAGGCGACGCGAGCGGCGGCGACCGACGCGGACGCGCTCGTCTCCGCGGCCGCGATCGGCGACTACACGACGACCGCGGCCGAGGAGAAACTGCGCTCGGGTCAGTCGCGAACCCTCGAACTCGAACCGACCGAGAAGCTCATCGACGCCGTTCGCGAGGCCGACCCGTCGCTCCCGATCGTCGGGTTCAAAGCAGAGACGACCGGCGACGAGGCGGCGATGATCGACGCCGCCCGCGGCGTGCTCGAACGCGTCGACCTGGCGTTCGTCGTGGCCAACGACGCGAGCGCGATGGGGGCCGAGGAGACGCGGGCGTTGCTCGTCCACGCGGACGACGTCGCCAGGTACGTCGGCGACAAGGACGGCCTCGCCCGCGAGATCGCGACCGCCCTCGCGGTCGTCCTCGACGCGAACGCCGACGCGCCGGTGTGA
- a CDS encoding NAD-dependent epimerase/dehydratase family protein — protein sequence MTRVAITGGTGNVGGQAVEALADHETTIIARSDHEDYDVVRLDVADRDRFVAVLDGHDVLVHLAANPSPFADWDDVVEPNIEGTYNAYYAALECGVDRVVFASTNHVAHMYNAADPSEPESLVEDPRPVTPDDPPRPDSYYGVSKVTGEALGNYVADRHGLTVLNLRIGWLLSEADLAETQAEADDHARFARAMYLSPRDCRDAIRRAVTAPIADSPLTCHVVSRNDDRYFSLLEATTGFGYRPRDNSSEVLDDG from the coding sequence ATGACCCGCGTCGCGATCACCGGCGGAACCGGTAACGTCGGCGGGCAGGCCGTCGAGGCGCTCGCCGACCACGAGACGACGATCATCGCGCGGAGCGACCACGAGGACTACGACGTCGTTCGGCTCGACGTCGCGGATCGGGATCGATTCGTCGCGGTGCTCGACGGTCACGACGTGCTCGTCCACCTCGCGGCCAACCCCTCGCCGTTCGCCGACTGGGACGACGTCGTCGAGCCGAACATCGAGGGGACGTACAACGCCTATTACGCCGCCCTCGAGTGCGGCGTCGACCGCGTGGTCTTCGCGAGTACGAATCACGTCGCCCACATGTACAACGCGGCCGACCCGTCCGAACCGGAGTCCCTCGTCGAGGACCCGCGGCCGGTCACGCCGGACGATCCGCCGCGACCCGATTCATACTACGGGGTGAGCAAGGTGACGGGCGAGGCGCTCGGCAATTACGTGGCGGACCGACACGGGCTGACGGTCCTGAACCTGCGCATCGGCTGGCTGCTGAGCGAGGCGGACCTCGCCGAGACCCAGGCGGAGGCCGACGACCACGCCCGCTTCGCCCGCGCGATGTACCTCAGTCCGCGCGACTGTCGCGACGCCATCCGGCGCGCCGTCACCGCACCGATCGCCGACTCGCCGCTGACCTGTCACGTCGTTTCGCGAAACGACGACCGCTACTTCTCGCTGCTCGAGGCGACGACCGGCTTCGGCTACCGTCCCCGGGACAATTCGAGCGAGGTCCTCGACGACGGATAA